A window from Anaerolineales bacterium encodes these proteins:
- a CDS encoding GAF domain-containing protein, with translation MSVPLKLLIVEDSPDDAELLMRELRNSGYELSATRVEDEEHFLAALGALPQIILMDFRLPEFNALRGLEILRDRSLDIPCIVISGILSDETAVECIRQGAADYLLKDRLARLGAAVDRAIREQEAKADWHRTELALHASEAQLLRLMENAQDIVLRYRRGGEPQFLYVNPSVRSITGFSPEEFYADPRLWGARVSVNGQEAPQPAREDPTGTALLEYGPKIRFLRKDGTTAWLEQRVALVREGADDPETVEGIIRDVTEREQRERELKAITSVANAMRSAPTRSDIYPILLQQLRDLLKADGVALAMKDAANDDMIVELAIGVWADRTGKRISHAMADDGGIAQPVRDARGMMNGLADVVCVPMISQGQTIGVLWAGCNAEVSDGELRILSAAADIAANALRRAALHEQTQRRLQHITALRAIDMAITSSLDLRVTLNFFLDQVTIRLGIHAASVLLLDPRTQILQFTAGRGFHTQALHHSKLRLGEGVAGRAALERRMISIPDLTKSSEGYRRAPLLTDEGFVSYFAAPLVAKGQVKGVLEIFHRAPLEPDNEWLEFLDTLAVQAAIAIDNAGLFEGLQRSNLELAMAYDATIEGWSRALDMRDRETEGHTQRVTDMTLRLARMMGVGEDELVHMRRGALLHDIGKMGIPDNILLKPGPLTDEEWVVMRRHPEYAYELLSMVNYLRPALPIPYCHHEKWDGTGYPRGLVAEAIPLAARLFAVVDVWDALRSERPYRKAWPDEKVRQYLQEQSGKHFDPQAMLLFMKVLDQDGPAGGSPDQSN, from the coding sequence ATGTCTGTTCCTCTAAAGCTGTTGATCGTGGAAGATTCCCCGGACGACGCAGAATTGCTGATGCGGGAACTGCGCAACTCCGGTTATGAGCTTTCGGCCACCCGGGTGGAGGACGAGGAGCATTTTCTGGCCGCCCTGGGCGCACTGCCGCAAATCATCCTCATGGATTTCCGCCTGCCCGAATTCAACGCCCTGCGCGGCTTGGAGATCCTCCGCGACCGGTCGCTCGACATCCCCTGCATCGTCATCAGCGGAATCCTCAGCGATGAGACGGCGGTGGAATGCATCCGCCAAGGGGCCGCCGATTACCTGCTGAAGGACCGGCTGGCGCGGCTGGGCGCGGCCGTGGACCGCGCGATCCGGGAGCAGGAGGCGAAAGCCGACTGGCATCGGACGGAACTTGCGCTGCACGCGAGCGAAGCGCAGCTCCTGCGGCTGATGGAGAACGCCCAGGATATCGTCCTCCGCTACCGGAGGGGGGGCGAGCCGCAGTTCCTGTACGTCAATCCCTCGGTGCGATCGATCACCGGTTTTTCCCCGGAGGAGTTCTACGCCGATCCGCGGTTGTGGGGGGCGCGGGTTTCGGTTAACGGGCAGGAAGCCCCGCAACCCGCCAGGGAGGACCCGACCGGGACAGCGCTGCTGGAATACGGGCCGAAGATCCGGTTTCTGCGCAAAGACGGGACCACGGCCTGGCTGGAACAGCGCGTGGCGCTGGTGCGGGAGGGGGCGGACGATCCGGAGACGGTGGAGGGGATCATCCGCGACGTCACCGAAAGGGAGCAGCGCGAGCGGGAACTGAAAGCGATCACCTCGGTAGCCAATGCGATGCGTTCCGCGCCGACCCGCAGCGACATTTACCCCATTCTGTTGCAGCAACTCCGGGATTTGCTCAAAGCCGACGGAGTCGCCCTGGCGATGAAGGATGCCGCCAACGACGACATGATCGTCGAATTGGCGATCGGGGTCTGGGCCGACCGGACCGGAAAACGGATCAGCCACGCGATGGCGGACGACGGCGGGATCGCCCAGCCGGTGCGCGACGCCCGCGGGATGATGAACGGCCTGGCGGACGTGGTTTGCGTGCCGATGATCTCCCAGGGACAGACGATCGGGGTGCTGTGGGCGGGATGCAACGCCGAAGTCAGCGACGGAGAACTGCGGATCCTTTCGGCGGCTGCGGATATCGCGGCCAACGCCCTGCGGCGGGCGGCGCTCCACGAACAAACCCAACGCCGGCTGCAGCACATCACCGCCCTGCGGGCGATCGACATGGCGATCACCTCCAGTTTGGACCTGCGGGTCACGCTGAATTTCTTTCTCGACCAGGTGACCATCCGCCTGGGAATCCATGCCGCGTCGGTTCTGCTTCTGGATCCGCGAACGCAGATCCTGCAGTTCACCGCCGGCAGGGGGTTTCACACCCAGGCGCTGCACCACTCCAAGCTGAGGCTGGGCGAAGGCGTGGCCGGACGCGCGGCGCTCGAGCGGCGGATGATCAGCATTCCGGACCTGACGAAATCCTCAGAAGGATACCGGCGAGCGCCGCTGCTGACCGACGAAGGATTCGTATCCTACTTCGCGGCGCCGCTGGTGGCCAAGGGGCAGGTGAAGGGGGTGTTGGAGATTTTCCACCGCGCCCCGCTGGAGCCCGACAACGAATGGCTGGAGTTCCTCGACACCCTGGCGGTGCAGGCGGCGATCGCGATCGACAACGCCGGTTTATTCGAGGGTTTGCAGCGCTCCAATTTGGAGCTGGCGATGGCTTACGACGCCACCATCGAGGGCTGGTCCCGGGCGCTGGACATGCGCGACCGCGAGACCGAAGGCCACACGCAGCGCGTGACCGACATGACCCTGCGGCTGGCGCGGATGATGGGCGTGGGGGAGGATGAGCTGGTCCACATGCGGCGCGGGGCGCTGCTGCACGACATCGGCAAGATGGGCATTCCCGACAATATCCTGCTCAAGCCGGGGCCGCTCACGGACGAGGAGTGGGTTGTTATGCGCCGCCATCCGGAGTATGCCTACGAACTGCTTTCGATGGTCAACTACCTTCGTCCGGCGCTGCCGATCCCCTATTGCCACCATGAAAAGTGGGACGGCACGGGGTATCCGCGCGGATTGGTGGCGGAGGCCATCCCGCTGGCGGCCCGGTTGTTCGCGGTGGTGGACGTCTGGGACGCCCTGCGGTCGGAAAGGCCTTACCGGAAGGCGTGGCCGGACGAAAAAGTGCGCCAATACCTCCAGGAGCAATCCGGGAAGCATTTCGACCCCCAGGCAATGTTATTGTTTATGAAGGTGTTGGACCAGGACGGCCCCGCGGGCGGCTCCCCCGATCAGAGCAACTAG
- a CDS encoding response regulator, whose product MPKILIADDAEFFRVQTIRILAVEGFTVLEADNGVKAVELFQAEQPDVVLLDLNMPEKDGLAALKEILAAKPDAKVIMLASLGQEAHVLQAIRAGAKDYIVKPADKERIISAVQKIMGIAL is encoded by the coding sequence ATGCCGAAAATTCTAATCGCCGACGACGCCGAGTTTTTCCGGGTGCAGACGATCCGGATCCTTGCCGTTGAAGGGTTTACCGTCCTGGAGGCCGACAACGGCGTAAAAGCCGTGGAACTTTTCCAGGCCGAACAGCCCGACGTGGTATTGCTGGATCTCAACATGCCGGAAAAGGACGGCCTGGCGGCGCTAAAGGAAATTTTGGCCGCCAAACCGGACGCCAAGGTAATAATGCTGGCCTCCCTGGGGCAGGAGGCGCATGTGCTCCAGGCCATCCGCGCCGGCGCGAAGGATTACATCGTCAAGCCCGCCGACAAGGAACGGATTATCAGCGCCGTTCAAAAAATTATGGGAATCGCGCTCTAG
- the csrA gene encoding carbon storage regulator CsrA produces MLVLTRRTEESVVIGGNIVVTVLGVDGEKVKLGIDAPREVAILRSELLDVIQQQNRLAEKLASVPEPNALEGMRDLLAEEPGNAEAAPPAD; encoded by the coding sequence ATGTTGGTGCTAACGCGGCGCACCGAAGAAAGCGTCGTCATCGGCGGGAACATCGTCGTTACGGTGCTCGGGGTCGATGGGGAGAAGGTGAAACTGGGCATCGACGCGCCCCGGGAAGTGGCGATTCTTCGCAGCGAACTGCTCGACGTCATCCAACAGCAGAACCGCCTGGCGGAAAAGCTGGCTTCCGTTCCGGAGCCGAACGCCTTGGAGGGGATGCGGGATCTGCTCGCCGAAGAACCGGGGAACGCGGAGGCTGCGCCGCCGGCTGATTAA
- a CDS encoding response regulator: MTPQIESSAARFAAAGREPGRYGGKDGAAPLRAKFRVLLVDDDINYSSLVNDVLGFAENFTLDRAANLREMWALLEKNVYDALLLDYSFPDGSGLDALRTLAQQKREFPVIIVTGRGDERVAAQAIQQGATDYLVKSPETVFELPVIINKAVRNYANQIERVRSLEKIHYQALLLENVRDAVVVWDAEGIVTYWNPAAERLYGWTASQMIGRGVNEVYAGIFSPPPIPVSADSNAPLEVERSVRTNRGETLWIGSRITELRDEYRGGSLLGFIDVTRDITARRRAEEQIRAAQSSLVESARLTAIGELASGVAHQINNPLTAIIAEAQLLGRRLAEDSAARESAAIIEQAGWKAQQAVQDLMDFSRADPDTLESVSVNETIRKAVRMVGAPIQAGGGGLEIDLAEDLPAVRGYPTRLEDLWVNLLLLARDAAADGRAHRIRIRSAARGEGAVTVEVEDDGRAIPAEELDSLFEPHFTGAVAGRGNGMEFSICREIVRQHGGQIRATSSADCGTIVAVELPTEVGNGSGEHPGH, translated from the coding sequence ATGACACCTCAGATCGAATCCTCCGCCGCGCGCTTTGCCGCCGCGGGCCGGGAGCCGGGCCGGTACGGCGGCAAGGACGGCGCGGCTCCGCTGCGGGCGAAATTCCGCGTGCTGTTGGTGGATGACGACATCAATTATTCCTCGCTGGTAAACGATGTCTTGGGATTTGCAGAAAACTTCACCCTGGACCGGGCGGCCAACCTGCGCGAAATGTGGGCGCTGCTCGAAAAGAACGTCTACGACGCGCTGCTGCTGGATTACAGCTTTCCGGACGGATCGGGATTGGACGCCCTGCGCACCCTTGCGCAACAAAAACGGGAGTTCCCGGTGATCATCGTCACCGGGCGCGGCGACGAGCGGGTCGCCGCCCAAGCCATCCAGCAGGGAGCCACCGACTACCTGGTGAAGAGCCCGGAAACCGTGTTCGAACTTCCGGTGATCATCAACAAGGCGGTGCGCAACTACGCCAATCAGATCGAGCGCGTCCGCTCGCTGGAAAAAATCCATTACCAGGCGCTGCTGCTGGAAAACGTCCGCGACGCGGTGGTGGTCTGGGACGCCGAAGGCATCGTCACCTATTGGAATCCGGCGGCCGAGCGGCTGTACGGCTGGACGGCGTCGCAGATGATCGGGCGCGGGGTGAACGAGGTCTACGCCGGGATCTTCTCGCCGCCGCCGATCCCCGTCTCGGCCGATTCCAACGCCCCGCTCGAGGTGGAGCGGTCGGTGCGGACCAACCGCGGGGAAACCCTGTGGATCGGATCGCGGATCACGGAATTGCGCGACGAATACCGCGGCGGGTCGCTGCTCGGATTCATCGACGTGACCCGCGACATCACCGCGCGCCGGAGGGCCGAGGAGCAGATCCGGGCGGCGCAGTCGAGCCTGGTGGAAAGTGCGCGGCTGACGGCGATCGGCGAACTTGCCTCCGGAGTCGCACACCAGATCAACAACCCGCTGACGGCGATCATCGCCGAAGCCCAGCTCCTCGGCCGCCGTCTGGCGGAGGATTCCGCCGCCCGGGAAAGCGCGGCGATCATCGAACAGGCCGGCTGGAAAGCCCAACAGGCGGTCCAGGACCTGATGGATTTCTCGCGGGCCGACCCCGACACGCTGGAAAGCGTTTCGGTCAACGAAACGATTCGGAAGGCGGTGCGGATGGTGGGGGCGCCGATCCAGGCCGGAGGGGGGGGATTGGAGATCGACCTGGCGGAGGATCTGCCCGCGGTCCGGGGCTACCCGACCCGGCTTGAGGATTTGTGGGTCAACCTGCTGCTGCTTGCGCGTGACGCCGCCGCCGACGGGCGGGCGCACCGCATCCGCATCCGCTCCGCTGCCCGGGGGGAGGGGGCGGTAACGGTGGAGGTGGAGGACGACGGCCGGGCGATACCGGCCGAGGAACTCGATTCGCTTTTCGAGCCGCACTTCACCGGCGCCGTGGCGGGCCGCGGCAACGGGATGGAATTCAGCATCTGCCGGGAAATCGTTCGCCAGCACGGCGGGCAGATCCGGGCAACGAGCTCGGCGGATTGCGGTACAATCGTTGCGGTGGAACTACCCACGGAGGTCGGCAATGGATCTGGCGAACATCCTGGTCATTGA
- a CDS encoding response regulator transcription factor translates to MDLANILVIEDDDIVARTIERSLRGEEFRVDLASSGVEGLKAARRNRPDLIILDVIMPGMDGYAVCREIRADPVLTAIPVLFLTAKIKDEDKITGFNAGADDYLCKPFNIDELILRVRAILRRTQRQTAAAPQPGNAVQVGEYALDTATFELQTPHRGKVRLTPVQYDLLYHLMSHPGQIYSPMRLLNEVWDYPTDTGSPDLVRVHVKNLRELVELDPRTPTFIRTVPGYGYTITTDPA, encoded by the coding sequence ATGGATCTGGCGAACATCCTGGTCATTGAAGACGATGACATTGTCGCCCGGACGATCGAACGCAGCCTCCGGGGCGAGGAGTTCCGGGTCGATCTGGCTTCCAGCGGGGTGGAAGGGCTGAAGGCGGCCCGCCGCAACCGCCCGGACCTGATCATCCTCGACGTGATCATGCCGGGGATGGACGGATACGCCGTCTGCCGGGAAATCCGGGCCGATCCGGTCCTCACCGCGATCCCGGTCCTGTTCCTCACGGCGAAAATCAAGGACGAAGACAAGATCACCGGCTTCAACGCCGGCGCCGACGACTACCTCTGCAAACCGTTCAACATCGACGAACTTATTTTGCGCGTACGCGCCATTCTGCGCCGCACCCAACGGCAGACCGCCGCCGCCCCCCAGCCGGGAAACGCCGTGCAGGTGGGGGAATACGCCCTCGACACCGCGACCTTCGAACTGCAGACCCCCCACCGCGGCAAGGTCCGCCTGACGCCGGTCCAGTACGATCTGCTCTACCATCTGATGAGCCATCCGGGCCAGATCTACTCGCCGATGCGCCTCCTGAACGAAGTCTGGGATTACCCGACCGACACCGGCTCCCCGGATCTGGTCCGCGTGCACGTGAAAAACTTGCGCGAACTGGTCGAACTGGACCCGCGCACTCCGACCTTCATCCGCACCGTCCCCGGGTACGGATACACCATCACCACCGATCCCGCATAG